From the genome of Papaver somniferum cultivar HN1 unplaced genomic scaffold, ASM357369v1 unplaced-scaffold_21, whole genome shotgun sequence:
AGACGACTCGGCCAAACTGTCTTAGTGATGATATATGTTCTAGTTTCTACAATTTGATATAGAGTTTGCCAATTTTGTCTACTGAGTAACAATGGAGTGCGCTGCTTTGTCGTCGTGTttcaaattcaaaaatcaaaaattgtgGTTACTGAACCTAAGCACTAATTCCTATCCCGTCAGGAATGTTCCAACAGAGGAAGATGATGAGGTTTCTTCTTGTGTGAATCTGCTTAGTTACACCCTTTCAGTTTATAAACTATTTATCCGTTAGTCTGTTTGAAAGTAAAGATAGGTATGCTGATAACTCTTGTTCATCACTTCACCTCCATGTGTTTACTTGGCTGTTTTTGATTGTGTTTCTTATAATGAATTTGTAGTAGTGACACTAATATCATAGAAATTGAGCCTAAATAATTTAGATGAAGCCTAGCATAGATGAAGTGATCTATAGTAATGCATTGAGAAGACACTAGTTTAATTACTATAAAAACAACCACACTAGAGATGAAAATTAAACAAAACAAATGACAGCTGTGGGATTTGAACCCACGCCCTTTCGGACCAGAGCCTAAATCTGGCGCCTTAGACCACTCGACCAAACTGTCGGGATATGTTTTCAATGTGCTAGTTTCTATAATTTGATGTAGAGTTTGTTATATCTGTATTAGTTTCTATACTGAATTTGAAGGAGTGACATTGATTTTATAGGAGTTTAGCCTAAACAAATTAGATGAagtgaactacagtaatgcctagTGTAGACACTTGTAAGTTGTAACTAACAGGTTTGAGGGGCATAATTAGTGATGAAAATTAAGCAAAACTAATTGACAGCTGTGGGATTTGAACCCACGCCCTTTCGGACCAGAGCCTAAATCTGGCGCCTTAGACCACTCGGCCAAACTGTCTTGTTGCTTTATatattctttctttgcttcctatGGTATGCATATAGTTCAGTATTAGCAGGTGGAGTTTACTGTTGTGTTTTTGGTTTAACGATAAGATTTTATCATTGAACCTTTTTGAACCATAGTTTGTGATATCTATTTCTCTGTCCTATTAAGAGTTAAATCATTAGTAGTTTCTATGGTTTGACATAAAGTTTGTCGTGTTTCATATTCAACAGTAGTGTTTACTGAACCTAATTACCAGATCATGTTATATGAAATCTTATCCCATCAGGAGTGTCCTAACAGAGGAAGATGAGGTTTCTTTTTGTAGTTATCTGCTAATTTACACCCTTCTAATATACGATTACAAATAATTATGTTTGTAAAATGTACCATTTCCATGTGTTCTGTTCTATTGGTCTGCTTGAAATTGTAAAGATAGGAATTATGATAACACTTGTTCACCTCCACTTATGCAGAATTAATCAGCGATTGATTGTGTAAGTTATAGGATTTGTAGTAGTGACAGAAGTGTAGTAAAGCCTAGCGCAGACACTTATGAGTTGTAACTAACAGGTATAAAGGCCAATGCATTGAAAGACACTAGTTAATTCTATAGAAATAATCACACTAAATaggaaaattatgcaaaataaatGACAGCTGTGGGATTTGAACCCACGCCCTTTCGGACCAGAGCCTAAATCTGGCGCCTTAGACCACTCGGCCAAACTGTCTTATAGCTAATTCTATTATGTTTTTCTTTCATATAGTTTACTTTCTATTCATTGGTGGTGGAATTTActgttattttttgtttgtttggcgTGCTGTCGTGTTTTTTGTTTGGCGGCAAGAGTTAACTGAACCTTATTAAACTAGTAATTTGTGATATCTATTCCTCTGTCCTATTAGGAATTTTCCCGCAGAATATCAGGTATTCGTTTTGTATAGTTAGAATATTTCTTAGTTGGTAAAAAGGAACATAGAATCTCCGTAATCATTAGTCTCCATGGTCACAATGTTAGCAAATAGAAAAACAGGTAAAAAGAAAGGCAGTAGAACAGTAATTTTCTACTTCTTACAGAGGGTTGTGAAATATAGATATTGCCATGGTACTCTAAATGCATCTTAGGATTGAAGTGTGTGCAAGCACCGGCACAATCTTCATAAAAGAGTGTAATTGTTAATATTGCAGTACTTCTTTTTTATAGTTCGTCTAAAATTACTTTAAAGAGAATGGTGTTCTTAAACTTATTAGTATTTTGTTGATTGACTTGATTGGAACCCCCACTACATAATTTTATAAGAAGAAAGTCTTTGTAGGCTCGTGAATATGGTGCTTAGAAAACACATCCTCTCTGTATTATGTGGAAATATTTTCCAAGTACCACCTGCCATGGCCCCATATCTTTCATTAAGAAGATACAGACTACTGACCTACTCTAGCGATACTGTTACAGCATCTTTCTGAGAAATTTTCTGCGGCCAGTACTAGTAAGTCTCATTCAATGACACCATAGATGTGGATGTAGTATTTGTTGCTACGTTCACTTGTGAATTCCAGATATGTATCACTCTAACTATTATcttgcttttttatttttatttatgaaCTATTGGTACGATAACTACACAACCTTACAAAACCTGAAAACAAACTGATATACAAAGTCCAGAATGAGGTTTGTGTCGCATGCTTTGATGTCTGTCCTAGGGTACAAGTGCAATCCTCACTATGTGCGTTCATACTCATACAAGCCTGTACATATGGTGTTCGGTTACGTTTTGTGTCATGGTTTCCTTTTGCCTGTGGGCGTTCTAGTGTTCTTTTCCTACACTGTGatgcttttgtttccttgttagAAGAAGTTTTGGTTAAGAATAAGGATTGAATCTCCTTTTCTGAATCTCGTGGAGCTtctgaattgttgttgttgtgtgatTGCATTTTTTTTCTGAAGCTAATATTGTTGGCCCTCTTACTTCTTCAGAACTTCAACAGCTGGTGATCTGAAATTTTCTTTTTCTGACATGCTTATTGCCTCCATTAGCCTGTCAGGTAGAAGTTGTTTTCACTAAAAATTATATAGAGCATCTTTTTAAGGCCAGACTTCCCACCACTGTGAATTGCCACTACATGATTGATCAAATAGACTCGTAGAATCATCGAGACTACCCCAGTCTTCTGACGATGATAAAATTCCATATGTTGGCTCCCCAATGTTCATTagatcatgttcttcatcttgccCGAAATATTCTAGTTCCTTGCTGTGTTCATCCTCTGAACAAGGATCAAGTCTGAAATCCAATCCATTTCCTCCTTCCACTGATAGCTCTGGTTTCTTTTCAAATTTGTATTTGGTGTCTCCATTGTCAGAATCACCATCCATACTGCTGTTGTTTCCAGCTAAACCCAGGCCGCAGCAACTGCTCTCTTCTCTAGGCTTACCCACCAGATCACTTAGCTTCTGCAACTgtcagaaaaagaagaagatgatgttatAAATAAACTCATGTTGTGGCTGTTAAGCCTAGATAAAATTAGCTTTAAAGAAAGATCATGATGTTATATCAGGTGTCAGAGATAGAATTAGCTTTTACCTGTTTGATCAAGGCTTGTTTTTCGCTCTCTAAGTTCTCGAATTTAGAAGCAAGATCATCATAACTAGCTTTGAGAATGTTGTAATCTCTTTCAAGCTGCTTCGACTTCCATCTAGCCCTCCTGTTCTGAAACCAAATCGCAACCTGTCGAGGCTGTAATCCCAACTCTTTAGCCAACAGAAGTTTCATTTTAGGTTCCAGCTTTGTTTCTGTTTCGAACATAGATTCCAATGATTTGATTTGCTCATCACtaaatcttttcttctttttattgttcttcttcctcatcatagAAGTATCATTGGAAGACGACTCCaatattgatgatgatgattccaGCTTTACACCTGTTGCTCCTGTTTCCATTGTAGTAGTAGTACAATCTAAAAGAAATTCTTCCTCTGCATCCAACATCTCCTCAATTGATCTAAAGAAAAGTGTAGACTGCGGCCACTTCTATCTATCTCTAGGTAGCTTCTCCACTATAGAAGCAATTTATAAGTAGAAAAAAAGGTTAGAAAAGGAAGAGTGCTTTATATGGTGTTGTAGTTGGGTGAGTCAGGCCAGGGTATGGTATTTCCAGACAATTGGGGGGTGTTGTGATCTCTGATTTATACCAAAACTCATggggtagtagtagtagtagaattgaagaagaagaggaagatgaagagatATAAGATGAGggagggtatgggagaaacagaGTAAATGAAGTTAGGAGAGGGTGTGTCTGtccaggtggtggtggtggtggtgttagatGCTGCTGGGGTCCAAAAACCAGACCAATGGAATCAAATATCTTCTCTCACTCACTCACTCACCCTCTAATCTATGGCTCTATCCCTATCGTTTTTTTTCTTACTTAACTTTGTGATATAACCAGCCATTGCCTTGCCTTGCCTTGTTTGAAGCCTTTAACttttttaacttttgtttttcttatCGTGTGGGTCTCTGTCTCTCCCTCCCTATCATCTCTTCTTCTTGCTTTCTAAATTATTTTCTGTCTTTGTCTCTCGTTTTTGTTTCTTTGCTCAATTTTCTTATTACATCCTTAAGTTCTTCGACTAATTCGCTTACGCATCATCGAAGACAGACGATTATAATCTCTTCAAGGCATTCGATTTTTGTTGAAAAATGTTGCTCTAAATTCAACTATAGTATAATAAACAATGTGCTTCTAAACAGCATGCAAAACACGCCTAATATTATCATGTCACACTGGCTTGCGCTTTGACACCGAGCTATCTCCACTGTCCTGTCGCACCCATGGATGGTATCAGGAATTAtttaacaataataatactgAGATTAATATTAGTTTAATCCTTTAATTTTCTTGCCTAATGATAATATAATCTATGAATTCTTTTCAGTCTTGAAGGGAAAATGTGAAAGTAATATGTTTACCTATTGAATAAGTTTGCGTTGCTTAGGGCAGTGTTCAGTGTGTCAAGGTGTCCATTTTCACCCCAATGGAGCCTCGACAGGTGTCTGACGGTTAAGaacattcttttcatttttttcttcttttcttggtGTGGCGCCCACTGGTTTTATCTTCTTGGCAACGTGTCGACAAGGATGTGGATCAACGTGGAGATATCGAGAAGGGGATGATGACCTGACAGTAGAAACGTGTAGTTGTCACTATCACTGCTGGTGGAGCATCCCATAGCCAGAGCCATAGGGCCATCCAAAGAGGAGGAAGAGAGAGGATACCTTGCATGTGTCGGCCACATTTGTGTCAAGGGTAGGGTTGGAGCCTAAATCTAtctttaggtaataaataaataaaattgacaCCAAAAATATGGAGGGCGATTGCCCCATGTCCTAAGGTGGTTCACCGGCCTAGTCTTGTTCATCCCAACCACcgctctaattttttttttcttatcggtaaagaatttggtaccGATGAGCTCCAGATTCAGATTATTCATATAATCCTTTCTATCCGAATTATTATTTACCTAGTTTTTTTGATTTGTAACGAATCTGGTGCGAAGGGATTTCGAACTCATATCATTTATTTTTATCCGTATTATCGATtaagtttttttattatttttaatcgcTAAAAAATTTGGTGCTTATCCGATGAGTTTCGAACTAAGATCACTAGTATCATCACCAGGTGACTTTCCCAATGTGTTATAATGACATCAGCCTATTTATATTTGCTCAAAGAAAGTTAGTGTTGGAGTTGTAGGTGCTCGTCTAGTATAATGATAACATCGCTGAGTGGGATACTGATATTCCGTATTCGAAACTTGTATAAAAACTTAATATTATACGAGGATTTCATTTCTTTGCTCCGATAACCCGAGCATTTTTATCTAGGAGCATCATAATCAGCTCTGGACCGCACAAAACCACGTGTAAGATATCTAAATCTAGTATAGTTTAGGTGGTACATTTGTATCATTTGTCATATGAGAAGCCAGGTGTAAAATTGTTTGCATATGAAACAACAGTGTTGACGTGAGTTTGAGGGCGGTTTAGTTAGTAGCATTTTGAAGGATTTAAATGAAAACAGCGAGGTGAGAAGAGTGTCAATTTCAAAACTAAATTCAGCGATCATAACAATCGAGACAGACTAATGATCAATCAATTCTCTTATCAACAACAAAATTGATTTTACTTAGCTTTTTTTGTCTTTAAGATTATCAAACTTTAGACGTGTCTTATAGATATCTTAACTTAACTTAGTAGTTGTACAATAATTTTGTAACTTTCTTGTAAAGAAAAACACTTGATGTGAAAATGGGGATCCTCATCCATTGCTCCTGGAAACTGTACGTAAAATAAAATAGACTTGTTGCAGTTGGTTTTTGTTTTCGCGCCGTAAAAGTTGATTAGTATGTTGCTTTAGTTTCTTCGTTTTTCCATGAGTTAGAAACCTAGAAACTCAATCCAGAACAGGAAATGATAGGTGGAGGTCTTAATCGATGGAAGTAGAGAACTCGAGTTTGTCACGTAGGAAACGCGTCGTAGAACTACTACTTATTGTCTAATCGGGACCTAAAAAACTTGAGAAAGTTAGTTTTGTGTACTACTTTTCTTGTGTATAAACTTTACTTAAACCCCCATGTTGTTTCTGAGAAGTTGAGTGGTGGCTAAAACTTTGTTTAGGTGGTGTGGGAgtgaaaaagaaacaacaagatgGGATTCCATTTTTAGGTTTCGATACCTGATTTGGCGAAGCGAGGAAGGCAGATAAGATGGTTTACATATTTTCACATTCTATTCGTAGGGTTTTCGTGTAATGATGAATGTGGTGGGAATTATAAGACACCGGCTTTGAAAAACTAAACTTTCTTATAAGTTTGGTGGTATACTTTTTTGATGatcttttttcttcatttttgtaaGGTAAGGATGTTGAGTATACCAGAGAAATGGGTGATCAGGTTTTGGAAATGATCATTGATCAGATAATTAATAGCAGTCATGCATTTTAGAACAACACAACACTCATCATTATCTCATCTAATGTAATTTCACATAAAAGCTTTGGTTGGGGAATTAAGTGACTCATTCTTTTAAACAAAGTCTTACTGCTTAAAAAAGCAAATCATATCCAAGATAGTAAGTAAACTTGATAAGCATTTCCTTATTAATATGACAAGACTTTGTACCCAACACTCGAATCTCCAATTTCATCATAATAACGTCTGCCATGTGATCCCAAGTTTGCCGCATGATTCTGAATAGACCCGTGACCTGAACCTGTCTTTGAGACCCCAGAATATGCAATTAGGTCCAAAATTTGCCCAGTCACTCCAATTGTACCTCCAGTCCTATATGCAATTGATTTTGAGCCTTTCCTTGTGATCTAAAATCTGCATCTTAACCCCAAATGTCTAGCCATAAAATCTACCCTGTGCCTAGAATCTACCATGAGGCACGAATTTTGTTTACTGGCTAGCTGTTTTGATAATATTTGTCTGTCTTCTAAAGGTAACGGGGCGATAGTCGATTCTGGGGGACGATAATCGTCATAGCCTGAAAGCACGACTAACTGTCTTATAGTATTGTTTTTTCACATTTCTTGTGAACTTTCAACTAGTTTCAGTGGTCAGTCTCCCACCTCAAGAAGCATATTGGCACAATATTATAGAGCTCAAGTAACTTTGAGTGTTGGGCTTTTGAAGCGGAATATAGGCCTTTTTTGGTATCACACTGAGGAAGTCCACTTCCTTTTTGTGCATCTAGCTAAATCAGGCCCATCCATGATCTTTATAGTAACTTGTTAGTTGTTTGTTGCATTCTCTTCTTGAATCCTTGATGAGTTTGATCCTTGATTGAGTTAACTCTGCAGATCTTTATGGTCCCAAAAATTCAATTATCAATAGTATGTAGTACAGTCAAAACTGAAATCCATCCATCATTGATGATTCATTTGAGGTGAAAGTGCATGTTGACCAATTACCAAAAGCATGTCAAAGACTATTTCTGCTAGTTGCCTAGTTAGTTGTAGACATGTAGCTCTTTTTTCATGAAATTCCATACTAGTTAGCCTTAGCTAGATGCAATATAGGTAGGTGCTAATTGGTTGACAGTCCAGTACATGTGGTACTACTGTTGAGTCATTGGGCTATAAAAAAAAACTTGACCATTTGAGTCACTTTTTATTGAACCCCTTTAATCATTGATTGACCTTTTAATCAATAATTCATTTGTCTGGTCGGTTACGAGATCACAGATGATCATGGCCATATATGAACTAGCTAGTTACTTACTTAGTGGCGTATTAATATGCATTAAGGACAGGTTTATGCATAATACGCTACTGTACATATATATGTAGCTGCAGTTCTATTCTTCACCATTGCAGTAACCAATTCAGAGAGTTATGGAGATAGACGTGAGTGTACATATAGGGTAATAGGGTTTTAAGTAGAAAAGTGTGCCTAGGCTATATATATTTCATTCATACTACGAAAGAGTTACATGACATTGCGTGTGTGTTGGTAAGGGTGCCGCTGTGAGTGAGGATAAGAAGCAAGGTGTGGGTTGTGTTGGTGTTTGGGTTACCTAGTCGGCGGAAACCAGACAGACAACAGCAACCAGAACAGGTAAAAGTAGAATGTTGAGTGAAAAGACTGTCTTCTATCTGTTTCTTACTCTCCGGGGAAATAAAATCCGCTGGCAGCAGTACTCTTACTTGTCCACTCCTACTCTTCCTGGCTTCCTCCATCATAAATCAATCCTTTTGAAGATGAAAACATAAGCCAAGCCTAGCCCAGATATGGAAAATTTAGGCAGCTGGCAGGCAGACTACAGCTAGCATAATGCTGCAAACCCAAAATAACCtcttattatttaatttttgagtaatttgattgattttatatcaaatgGATGGGTCTCCGGCTACCCTTCCCTTGAGTACCACCACCGGACGTCCTAATGTGGTAAACTAAGTATTGTCTTAGCAAGTCCATATAAGATATGACTGATTAGTGGAATACGTTTCCGTCCAGCTAATTAACTCTCTTTTGTCCTTGTAGAGTTGATCCGTCCCCCCATTACTTAATGCCTGTTGATTATGTGTAGGAACGTACATGGTCCCTAAATTCCAAATGCAGTACTACACGTTAAGGTGTAAAATTGCATTGACCAATTtccaaaaccatgccaaagcaACAATCTCTCTTTTGTTCACCAGCCAAAGAAAAACTAGTATTTCTCCAACTGGTCCTAGTTAATCATATTGATATGTAGATGTCTTCCGAATTTATAAAGTAGTATTTCACTTTGATATGAGgtctcaacattttcatgaatgcAAAGCAATCAACCATGGTCCCTGGCCAATTCAATTCCACTTCTTCTACTTACCTTTTAACTTAGCTATCTACTAGCAATTAGCATAGATATGTAGGTAGGTGCTTATTGATGAATAATTGATTTGGTGAATGGTGCTAGTCTTTTCTCAGTTCTCTTTAGTTAGTGATTGATGAAAGTCATAGAGAAGAAGGCCTACACTTGATACTTTTACCCATTAATTATTTCTATAGTTGAGTCTCCCTGCTTGGTCCCTCTTTCTCCCTTTCTAAAATGAACCGATTATATTAGCTCGAAAATGCCATTGTCAGATTGATGTGCAAGATACTGAATGCCCACGAAAACTTGTTACTGTTTGGCATATGCGTTGTGGAATATGATTCAGTTACGTATATTTAAGAACAAAAGCATTAATCCaaacaaaataagctcaaattcaaGTTAATTTACATAGTATTTTATACTGAATTTCATCACCTCCAATGTGGTTTAGAGACGGTGTTACCAAGAAAAAGTCCCATGCAACTCGCTGAAAAGCACTGGTGCAAGATATCAATGATTTTCTTTCTTCGCAATGAATATGAATACTTACTGGAAGTAAAAGAAAGCTGTCATGCATGTATGTGAAGAAGGTACATATGTGATTGTTTCTTACTGTAGTAAAGTAATATATATAGCTGCTGCATGTTCTTTCCCCACTGCATTCATACCATTTTACAGAGACATACATACAGACATAGAGAGATGTGCACATCACTACTACTGTATATTCATTTCAGTAGTGGGTTTTACTTTCTAATATCCTTTAGTTGGTAAATTTTAAACAAGTCAAAAGGCCTAGCTTTTTCAGTTTTTTAACTAATCATCAACACACCTTTTGATTGTTGTCGAAGAAGGTTAGTAGCATATATGTCTGTAGTACCAAAGGAATTAGAattagagagaagaagaagaatctcaaCTCTC
Proteins encoded in this window:
- the LOC113340017 gene encoding homeobox-leucine zipper protein ATHB-12-like, with translation MLDAEEEFLLDCTTTTMETGATGVKLESSSSILESSSNDTSMMRKKNNKKKKRFSDEQIKSLESMFETETKLEPKMKLLLAKELGLQPRQVAIWFQNRRARWKSKQLERDYNILKASYDDLASKFENLESEKQALIKQLQKLSDLVGKPREESSCCGLGLAGNNSSMDGDSDNGDTKYKFEKKPELSVEGGNGLDFRLDPCSEDEHSKELEYFGQDEEHDLMNIGEPTYGILSSSEDWGSLDDSTSLFDQSCSGNSQWWEVWP